The Cyclobacteriaceae bacterium genome includes a region encoding these proteins:
- a CDS encoding cupin domain-containing protein, whose translation MNSNKNAQYWITQLKLQSHPEGGFFKETYRSIESIWATALPDRYADSRSFSTAIYFLLRSEDKSLFHRIKSDEIWHFHAGSALTIYVLNKDGLSEQKLGPEPENGDSLQVVIPAGSWFGAIVNKPDSFTLAGCTVAPGFDFDDFELANSEKLLKEFPDHSQIIKKLTK comes from the coding sequence TTGAATTCAAACAAAAATGCTCAATACTGGATTACTCAATTAAAATTACAATCACATCCTGAAGGCGGATTCTTTAAGGAAACTTACAGATCCATTGAGTCCATCTGGGCTACTGCCTTACCGGATCGCTATGCAGATTCAAGAAGTTTTTCCACAGCAATTTATTTTCTGTTACGTTCAGAAGATAAATCCCTTTTTCATCGCATTAAATCTGATGAGATCTGGCATTTTCATGCCGGTAGCGCACTTACAATTTATGTTTTGAATAAAGACGGACTTTCTGAGCAGAAGCTAGGACCTGAGCCAGAAAATGGAGACTCACTTCAGGTTGTAATTCCTGCTGGGTCCTGGTTCGGTGCCATCGTAAACAAACCCGACAGCTTTACATTAGCAGGTTGTACAGTAGCTCCGGGTTTTGATTTTGATGATTTCGAATTGGCGAATTCTGAAAAATTGCTAAAAGAATTTCCTGATCATTCTCAAATAATAAAAAAACTCACCAAATAA
- a CDS encoding alkaline phosphatase family protein — MIRRFLVFLIGWFAFGISFAQTKSETPYVIMISFDGFRHDYVEKYNPPNLNTFIKNGSQAEALIPSFPSKTFPNHYTLVTGLTPGHHGLVDNSFYDRKRKQVYGMRDRKVVEDPYYYGGVPLWQLARENGIKSASFFWVGSELNIESKRPDYYFPFDDTVLPQKRVDQVISWLKLPEKERPHMITLYFSFPDHEGHSFGPNSEEVRGAVFRADSLLGNLMNQLKSVNLPVNVIIVSDHGMHELTVQKETYIFIEELINRKDSSVVVVNGGTHVGLYFKNAHKKDSVYQYLKTKESGFKVYKKEDFPERWHYKVDRVGDLLLEVDGNHYFRESGWANMLRSAKIGSAFGVHGYDPDMMKDVRGIFYANGPNIKTGVIIPAFQNIHVYPLVAKILRLPLPVIDGKEEVLLLIYKKK, encoded by the coding sequence ATGATCAGAAGATTTCTTGTTTTTCTTATTGGTTGGTTTGCCTTCGGAATATCGTTTGCTCAAACGAAATCAGAAACACCTTATGTTATCATGATCTCATTCGATGGCTTTCGCCACGATTATGTAGAAAAGTATAACCCTCCTAACCTCAACACTTTCATTAAAAATGGATCTCAGGCGGAAGCACTCATACCATCCTTTCCCAGTAAAACATTTCCCAATCATTATACTCTTGTAACCGGGCTTACCCCAGGTCATCATGGTCTCGTTGATAATTCATTTTACGACAGAAAGCGCAAGCAGGTCTATGGCATGAGAGACAGAAAGGTTGTGGAAGATCCCTATTACTATGGTGGAGTACCGCTGTGGCAACTTGCACGTGAGAATGGAATCAAGTCAGCATCTTTTTTCTGGGTCGGTTCTGAATTGAACATTGAAAGCAAAAGACCTGATTACTATTTTCCTTTTGATGACACCGTTCTTCCACAAAAAAGAGTTGATCAGGTAATCTCCTGGCTCAAATTGCCTGAGAAAGAACGTCCTCATATGATCACTTTATACTTTTCCTTTCCCGATCACGAAGGACATTCATTCGGCCCTAACTCTGAAGAAGTTCGTGGAGCTGTGTTTCGTGCTGATTCGCTATTGGGAAATCTTATGAATCAACTGAAATCTGTCAACCTTCCGGTAAATGTTATCATTGTTTCAGATCATGGTATGCATGAGCTTACTGTCCAGAAGGAGACTTATATTTTTATTGAAGAGCTTATCAATAGAAAAGACTCTTCAGTTGTAGTTGTGAATGGAGGGACTCATGTTGGTCTTTATTTTAAGAACGCTCATAAAAAAGATTCGGTGTATCAATACCTGAAAACAAAGGAGAGTGGATTCAAGGTTTATAAAAAAGAAGATTTTCCTGAACGATGGCATTATAAAGTGGATCGGGTAGGTGATTTGTTGCTGGAGGTGGATGGCAATCATTACTTCCGTGAATCTGGTTGGGCGAACATGTTGAGATCAGCAAAAATCGGGAGTGCTTTCGGGGTGCATGGCTATGACCCTGATATGATGAAAGATGTTCGTGGGATATTTTATGCCAATGGTCCCAATATTAAAACCGGCGTTATAATTCCTGCATTTCAAAACATTCATGTATACCCTCTCGTTGCAAAAATTCTGAGACTTCCGCTTCCGGTGATTGATGGAAAAGAGGAGGTGCTATTGCTTATTTATAAGAAAAAATAG
- a CDS encoding S8 family serine peptidase, producing the protein MRFYSVILICLLAFVKGFSQNLKKLDTNFIYAIAGKDTIKSPVSNSLTNPSTNSLTDEKHYIVRFKSSPILTSQKTLSAGQQNTVEQEHQLFESDLQSLHQKNNSQARAISPLIHHHFKNVFNGTSVSMTSAVAESVKGLSYVSGVIEDVEVKAFDDVTQVLIGADKVWSQFSTTGSGIRIGIIDTGIDYRHPALGSGFGPGFKVVGGYDFINNDNDPLDDNGHGTHVAGIAAANGTTIKGIAPGAKLYAYKVLDQNGSGYSSLSIAAIEKAVDPDQNPATPDYLDVINMSLGSPASNTRDFLEEAVNNASDIGIIFCIAAGNSGSSIQSIATPGIAEKAITVGASSNQDDIAPFSSRGPVPYSFRLKPDVTAPGVGVNSTFLGGGYSALNGTSMASPHVAGAAALLKSLHPDWTPEIVKAVLMESSSNIAGFAWDKGAGRIDLLKAAKSGFAITPGSLSIGKLDRSQPETTYTFPVKVVNLNADAKTVNLDLSQLIKAGVAATLSANAVTLNAFESKPLTLTVKITPTLLTSIPYPGIFVGKIVGTSGSESISSSVSFINQKLFKVRFQNGMPDILWVANTSTLGSYSLLTRPLEQEMELLIPDGLYDVHTAFGPKSIYRIEVPSSIGEISLDPSEAIHSLDFAPLDEKGDPIDFDFRSAWSSVNRRGALSTYYPFRISTLYFNTIPVLEFGFNAMGIPAGKSSFYNTEIVWTKGINQSMVLSNDPLNYTKVKYSFPTLPNEVRQISSTQSGIYFTPVSIEDVVGYYTRKKKDAPLDFVSQRFSFMHEFSIPSGLSKNFWITPGMTFFTNDSLALYSGISSISGPQIASLLGNSINFSFGSSIMRYNEFASVANGLVQYTPKKVNGYFTRALGDKEIGQVKFELLQNDAILRTDSIPNFFHDQDILLYTSYQTPAPKSFAVKNESYVLRTIYTDYFVRGHPAKATVDYKFNGGSIDSFLPTMSTFTLQSGGSITDRIENQAPSLFSMTNIGIVPEIAIRKEGEDEWVNLKFETSAKKRIANIPTDLKDGYYSLRIKDKSLLGNPITYYAEPAFIKGDIPTAILPTLLIPEKDKVEVPINEVFKWTRIDGALSYTIQLSRNSDFTSPYRIATSKVETHQFTELLDKFTTFNWRVRANYTNSSSAWTSYRGFSTGEEIVSKLEAPFTVATLVASPNPSSGIVKITYSKESKGSTKISILNMLGELINQYIDDDDQTGLKSATWDSNSSRATPGGVYVVILQDGNTYLTRKIVIQK; encoded by the coding sequence ATGCGTTTTTACAGCGTTATACTGATCTGCCTGCTGGCATTTGTCAAAGGGTTCAGTCAGAATTTAAAAAAACTGGATACGAATTTCATTTATGCTATTGCTGGAAAGGACACGATCAAGTCACCTGTAAGCAATTCTCTTACTAATCCGTCAACGAATTCCTTGACGGACGAAAAGCATTACATCGTTCGATTTAAAAGTAGTCCAATTTTAACAAGTCAGAAAACACTGAGTGCAGGACAACAGAACACCGTAGAACAAGAGCATCAGCTTTTTGAATCAGATCTTCAATCGCTTCATCAAAAAAACAATTCCCAGGCACGCGCCATATCTCCCTTAATACATCATCATTTTAAAAATGTTTTTAATGGAACATCTGTTTCCATGACTTCAGCGGTAGCAGAAAGTGTCAAAGGTCTTTCATATGTGAGTGGTGTGATAGAAGATGTTGAAGTCAAAGCATTTGATGATGTGACACAGGTGTTGATCGGTGCTGATAAAGTATGGTCTCAGTTTTCAACAACCGGCTCCGGTATCCGCATTGGAATCATTGACACCGGAATTGATTATCGTCATCCGGCTCTTGGTTCAGGATTTGGTCCGGGGTTTAAAGTTGTAGGCGGATATGATTTCATAAATAATGATAATGATCCATTGGATGATAATGGGCATGGAACGCATGTCGCAGGTATTGCTGCAGCGAATGGCACTACTATAAAAGGTATCGCTCCCGGCGCAAAATTATATGCATACAAAGTATTAGATCAAAATGGCTCAGGATATTCCAGTTTGTCAATTGCCGCTATTGAAAAAGCTGTTGACCCCGATCAGAATCCTGCGACGCCAGACTATCTCGACGTAATTAACATGAGCCTTGGTTCTCCAGCCTCAAACACACGCGATTTTCTTGAGGAAGCTGTTAACAATGCTTCTGATATTGGAATAATTTTTTGTATTGCTGCCGGTAATTCAGGCAGTAGTATCCAAAGTATTGCCACTCCAGGGATCGCTGAAAAAGCAATTACAGTAGGCGCATCATCCAACCAGGATGATATCGCGCCATTTTCTTCACGGGGACCTGTACCATATTCGTTTCGCTTGAAACCTGATGTTACTGCTCCCGGAGTTGGTGTCAACTCAACCTTTCTGGGAGGTGGTTATTCTGCTCTTAACGGAACATCAATGGCTTCTCCACATGTCGCGGGAGCCGCAGCACTTCTCAAGAGCCTTCATCCCGATTGGACTCCGGAAATAGTGAAAGCTGTATTAATGGAAAGCTCTTCAAACATTGCAGGCTTTGCCTGGGACAAGGGAGCAGGCCGAATCGATTTATTGAAGGCTGCCAAATCGGGTTTTGCCATTACACCCGGCTCGCTCAGCATTGGTAAACTAGACAGAAGCCAGCCAGAAACAACCTATACTTTTCCTGTCAAGGTTGTTAATCTAAATGCTGATGCAAAAACAGTAAACCTTGATCTGTCACAATTAATCAAAGCCGGAGTTGCTGCAACATTAAGTGCGAACGCGGTGACACTGAATGCTTTTGAGTCCAAACCTTTAACACTAACTGTTAAAATAACACCCACATTGTTGACATCTATTCCCTATCCTGGAATTTTTGTTGGAAAAATAGTAGGAACATCTGGCTCTGAGTCTATCTCTTCAAGTGTTTCATTCATTAATCAAAAGTTATTTAAAGTCCGCTTTCAAAATGGAATGCCGGATATTCTTTGGGTTGCCAATACCAGTACTTTAGGGTCATACAGTTTACTGACACGTCCATTAGAGCAGGAGATGGAACTTCTGATTCCTGATGGTCTATATGATGTGCATACTGCGTTTGGTCCAAAATCGATTTACAGGATAGAAGTCCCATCAAGCATTGGTGAAATATCATTGGATCCTTCAGAAGCTATTCATAGTCTGGATTTTGCTCCACTGGATGAAAAGGGGGATCCGATTGACTTCGATTTCAGAAGTGCCTGGTCAAGCGTCAACAGACGTGGTGCTTTGTCAACATACTATCCATTCAGGATCAGCACACTTTATTTTAATACAATTCCTGTCCTGGAGTTTGGTTTTAATGCTATGGGAATTCCAGCCGGAAAGTCCAGTTTTTATAATACAGAGATTGTTTGGACCAAAGGAATCAATCAGAGTATGGTTTTGTCAAATGATCCACTGAATTATACAAAAGTTAAGTATAGCTTTCCAACGCTACCCAATGAAGTTCGTCAAATTAGTAGTACACAGTCCGGCATATATTTCACTCCTGTTAGTATTGAAGATGTTGTAGGCTATTACACCAGAAAGAAAAAAGATGCTCCATTGGATTTTGTGTCTCAGCGTTTCAGTTTCATGCATGAGTTTTCTATCCCGAGTGGATTGTCTAAAAATTTCTGGATAACTCCAGGAATGACATTTTTCACCAACGATTCGCTCGCTCTTTATTCAGGTATTAGTTCAATTTCTGGTCCTCAGATTGCCAGCTTGCTTGGGAATTCAATTAATTTTTCGTTTGGAAGTTCAATCATGCGCTACAACGAATTCGCATCGGTCGCGAATGGCTTGGTTCAATACACACCAAAAAAAGTCAATGGGTATTTTACAAGAGCTTTGGGTGATAAGGAAATCGGCCAGGTCAAATTTGAATTATTACAAAATGATGCCATCCTTCGTACAGATAGTATTCCTAACTTCTTTCATGATCAGGACATTTTGTTATATACTTCTTATCAAACTCCAGCACCAAAAAGCTTTGCTGTAAAAAATGAATCGTATGTATTAAGGACCATTTACACAGACTATTTTGTACGAGGTCATCCGGCAAAAGCAACTGTTGATTATAAATTTAATGGGGGGTCCATCGATAGTTTTTTACCAACAATGTCAACTTTTACACTACAATCCGGCGGCTCAATCACAGATCGGATAGAGAATCAAGCTCCATCTCTGTTCTCCATGACCAACATCGGAATCGTACCTGAGATCGCAATCAGAAAAGAAGGAGAAGATGAGTGGGTGAATCTAAAGTTTGAAACTTCTGCTAAGAAAAGAATTGCAAATATTCCTACGGATCTTAAGGATGGCTATTATTCGTTAAGGATAAAAGACAAAAGTTTGTTGGGTAACCCTATCACCTACTATGCTGAACCTGCTTTTATTAAAGGGGATATTCCGACCGCAATACTTCCAACTTTGCTTATACCTGAAAAGGATAAAGTAGAAGTTCCGATAAATGAAGTTTTTAAATGGACCCGTATCGATGGTGCCTTAAGCTATACCATTCAACTTTCCAGAAATAGTGACTTTACTTCCCCCTATCGGATCGCCACTTCAAAGGTTGAGACTCATCAATTCACAGAATTACTTGACAAGTTCACAACTTTCAATTGGAGAGTACGGGCGAATTATACAAATTCTTCCTCTGCATGGACATCTTACCGGGGATTCTCTACCGGCGAAGAGATCGTTTCAAAATTAGAAGCACCCTTTACCGTGGCTACATTGGTCGCTTCACCTAATCCTTCTTCAGGAATAGTTAAAATAACTTACTCGAAAGAAAGTAAAGGCTCAACGAAAATCTCTATTCTCAATATGCTGGGAGAGCTGATCAATCAGTACATTGATGACGATGATCAAACAGGATTAAAAAGCGCCACATGGGATAGTAATTCCAGCAGGGCCACACCCGGAGGAGTATATGTTGTCATTCTTCAGGATGGGAATACTTATCTTACCAGGAAAATTGTAATTCAAAAGTAG
- a CDS encoding M1 family metallopeptidase codes for MRKSITIVLLCAGYFALNAQTLYTPRNIARTFQKGTRDISGKPGKNYWQNRARYAISVTANPPNRNITGTEEITYTNNSPDTLKSLVFKLILNVHQPGAVRQSPASPEYLTSGIHIDSYSENGKSKKWTVNGPVTADRVGLMKPLAPHDSVKLSIGWHYDVSVESGREGAIDSTTFFLAYFYPRVAVYDDSNGWDRTAFTDAQEFYNDFNDYTFQVTVPKNYIVWATGDLLNTTEVLQATYAKRLNDSFTSDEIIPIATAKEVLAKGVTTQKDFNTWKWKANNVPDVTVAISNRYAWDAGSVIVDQSTKRRASVQSAYDDAAQDFHQMVSFGKHALDWFSSKWPGVPYPYQKNTIVQGYADMEYPMMVNDSHQQDPNFARFVAEHEIAHTWFPFYMGINENRYGFMDEGWATTLEYLIGTADVGKERADQLFKGFRVSNWTNDPSAEQDIPIITPGNILSGVALGNNQYGKAALGYLAMKDLLGDDMFKKCLHEFMNRWNGKHPLPWDMFNTFNNVSGKDLNWFWSNWYFSNDYIDLSIQSVTSSSKEITITISNIGGYPAPVNVLLTYDDGSKEILHQTPGIWMTNPKQSVVKVSTKKKVQSVILDGEIFMDANKKNNEWKAK; via the coding sequence ATGCGAAAAAGCATCACTATTGTCTTATTGTGTGCAGGATACTTTGCACTCAACGCTCAAACATTATACACACCGCGTAACATTGCCAGAACTTTTCAGAAAGGAACGCGCGATATAAGTGGTAAGCCCGGGAAAAATTACTGGCAAAACCGTGCACGATATGCTATCTCGGTAACAGCAAATCCTCCTAATCGAAATATCACCGGAACTGAAGAAATTACCTATACGAATAATAGTCCCGATACTTTAAAATCTTTGGTCTTTAAGCTGATCCTTAACGTTCATCAGCCAGGGGCGGTTCGTCAGTCTCCTGCAAGTCCGGAATATCTCACCTCAGGAATTCACATCGATAGTTATTCCGAAAACGGAAAATCAAAAAAATGGACAGTAAATGGACCTGTTACTGCGGATCGTGTGGGGCTTATGAAACCACTTGCACCTCATGATTCAGTAAAATTATCAATCGGTTGGCATTACGATGTTTCTGTTGAAAGTGGACGAGAGGGCGCAATTGATTCTACTACTTTCTTTCTCGCCTATTTTTATCCACGGGTTGCGGTATATGATGACTCCAATGGCTGGGATCGCACGGCATTTACAGATGCACAGGAATTTTATAACGACTTCAATGATTATACTTTTCAAGTCACAGTTCCCAAAAATTATATCGTTTGGGCTACTGGCGATCTTTTAAACACAACTGAAGTATTACAGGCAACGTATGCCAAACGCCTGAATGATTCATTCACAAGTGATGAAATTATTCCCATTGCAACTGCTAAGGAGGTTTTAGCGAAAGGTGTCACCACTCAAAAAGATTTTAACACCTGGAAATGGAAAGCCAATAATGTGCCTGACGTGACAGTAGCGATCAGTAATCGTTATGCATGGGATGCCGGCAGCGTTATTGTAGATCAGTCAACAAAGAGAAGAGCCAGTGTTCAGTCAGCGTACGACGATGCCGCTCAGGACTTTCACCAAATGGTTTCTTTTGGCAAACACGCCCTTGACTGGTTTTCAAGCAAGTGGCCTGGGGTGCCATATCCATATCAAAAAAATACAATCGTTCAGGGTTATGCAGATATGGAGTACCCGATGATGGTGAATGATAGCCATCAGCAGGATCCGAATTTCGCAAGGTTTGTTGCTGAACATGAGATAGCACATACCTGGTTTCCATTTTATATGGGAATCAACGAGAACCGCTATGGTTTTATGGATGAAGGATGGGCAACTACATTGGAGTATCTTATTGGAACGGCCGATGTTGGAAAAGAAAGAGCTGATCAGCTTTTTAAAGGTTTTAGAGTTTCCAACTGGACGAATGATCCCTCCGCTGAACAGGATATTCCTATTATCACTCCCGGCAATATTCTTAGTGGCGTTGCTCTTGGAAACAATCAATATGGAAAAGCTGCCCTTGGATATCTTGCAATGAAGGACCTTCTTGGAGATGACATGTTCAAAAAATGTCTTCACGAATTCATGAATCGATGGAACGGAAAGCATCCTTTACCCTGGGATATGTTTAATACTTTTAACAATGTTTCAGGAAAAGATCTAAACTGGTTCTGGAGCAATTGGTATTTTAGTAATGATTACATTGATCTCTCAATACAAAGCGTTACTTCCTCTTCAAAAGAAATAACAATCACCATCTCCAATATCGGTGGCTATCCGGCGCCCGTAAATGTTTTGCTAACCTATGATGATGGATCTAAAGAAATCCTCCATCAAACACCCGGAATCTGGATGACCAATCCAAAGCAGTCGGTGGTAAAAGTTTCTACAAAGAAGAAAGTTCAATCTGTTATTCTGGATGGCGAGATCTTCATGGATGCCAATAAGAAAAACAATGAGTGGAAAGCAAAATAA